From Bacteroidota bacterium:
AAAAAAATTCCGGTCAACGAAGGCGGCGGGAAGGTCATTGATAAAAGTCGTATGTACCACGTTGAAGGCATGTACAATTTCAATCGCATGATTCCCTGGTTTGAGCTTTTAATAGGAGCATCGTACCGCACATACCGCATCAACAGCGAAGGAACGGTCTTCATCGATAAACCGGGACATCCGGTTGTAATGGATCAGTATGGAATATTCGCTCAACTCACCAAAAGCCTGTTCAACAAGCACCTGAAGCTGACCCTTGCCGCACGATACGATAAAAACCAAAACTTCCGTGGCAGGGCTACACCCCGGTTTTCATTGGTATATACTGTTGATCCCGGTGAGAAACATAATATCAGGGCATCGGTACAAACTGCATACAGGTTTCCATCCGTCGCCGACCAGTATACCGACCTTAATGTTGGGCCTTTCCGTGTTATTGGAGGTTTACCGGAAATACAAGATAAATATGGTTTCAATTCCAATCCGCCGTATCCCCTTACCGGGATCAACCCTATCACCGACAAGCCCGACACTGCCTATGGATACTACCGTTTCCCTGAATTCAAACCCGAAAGAGTAACTGCCTTTGAATTGGGCTATAAGGGATTATTCCTTCACCGTATGATGTACTTGGATGTTTATGGATTTGTAAATCGCTACAATGGCTTCCTGGCTACCCAGGTCCTTGCACAAAATCCATATACACCGGAAGAAAGACGATTTCAAACCACCGTAAGTACTGATGATCCTATCATTGCTTATGGCTGGGCGGCCGGTATCGACATTCTTCTTCCCAACCGTTTCTATGTAAAGGCCAATGTTGCATACAATGCTTTGGAATCACTGGGAGACAGGCCGCCTGGGTTCCAGTCACGATTTAATACCCCAAAATACCGGTCCAATTTTGCACTTGGGAACAATAGTGTATATAAAAACTTTGGTTTTGGCCTGTCATGGCGTTGGCAGGATCATTTCCTTTGGCAGTCAGCATTCGGAGTAGCAGAGATTCCTGCTTTTTCTATCCTGGATGCACAGATATCTTACAGCATACCTCGTCTGCACACGGTATTAAAGGTTGGTGGATCGAATGTATTAAATGATCCGTATACGACTTCATTTGGGAGTGCACAGGTTGGGGGGTTGTATTATTTTACTTTGGTTTATGGAGGCAGATGACATCTTCTCCTAGCGAGATGTCATCTGGTCAAACACCCTCATCCCCTCCGTTACCTCACCCTCATTTGTGAACAAATCCGTATGCCAGTTCAATGGTTCCCAAACACAGGTTCCCTGTCCCATCCCAGCGGGGAGGTTAAACACAATCCTGTTTACTTCCTCTTTAAAACCTGAGTATTCTACCACATTGACCGGTTTGCCATATCGTTTGATAAGATCCCGCAAATTAGCGTCGAGATCTTTAAGGGTACCGTGCCAGCGGGGGTAATACGACAAACCGATAATATCAAATTCCACACCACGGGCAATCATATTATCGAACCAAAATATGGCTTCCTCATTTTGTCCTCCCAGGGCAAGATGCATTATAACGGGAATTCCAGGATCCACGGATCTGACACCTTCCACACCGGCAATTAGCAAGGCCGCCAGCCCGTCGGGATTCCCTATGTGACCATCGGGCCATAAGATTCCATGATTGATCTCGTTGCCAACCTGGACCATATCAGGAAATGTCCCCTGGATCTGAAAAGCCCTCAGAACACGCTCAGTATACACCCTTACTGAATCGCACAATCCTTCGAATCCGGCATTGACCCAGGAAGCGGGTTTATACTGCTGCTGAGGGTCGGCCCAGTAATCACTGTAATGATAATCCAGTAAAATCTTCATGCCGGCATCTTTCACCCTTCTGGCAAGGGCAAGAGTTTGCGAGAGCCCGCAATAGCCTTTGCCCGGCGAATAACCCTTCTCGTGTGCCGGATCAACAAAAATCCGCAAACGGATATAATTAAACCCATGATCGCGAAAAATATCCAAAGCATCTTTTTCGAGTCCATTTTCATAAAACCTCTTCCCTTCATCTTCCAATTGTGGTAAAAATGAGATATCCGCCCCTATCATTTTGTTCATGCGCACATCAGATAAATTTACCTGGCTTTTACCTGGTTTCATCGCAACAAAATTACCGGGAAGCACATGAATTTCATGGGATGCTTCCCATAATCCTTCTGATTTAGCTCCCACTTTAATTTTACCGCTTCCCTTGCCCGCTCTCAGTAATAATTGACATTCGCCGTTGACGACACCTACTGATGCCATTCCCGTATCACTTACCAGTAAAAGAACATCTCCATCTTTGCTATAAATGGATGCATCGCCTTCAACAATCAAATCCACCGTGCCTTTCGCGCTGGTTATCTCACATCCGTTACTATCACAAAGAGTAATTCTTAACTTCGTTTCTCCTTTGATTTCAGGAAGTGTAGTACTGTAAGATGTAAGTTTGACCATCACAGGTATGCCATCCTTTACCCTGTCATTCAGCAAATAGTCACCTCCTTTATCAGGGTTCCGGCACTCAACAAGTAATAACAGGAATGCAATAAAAAAAAATAATAAATACTTCATAATTTCAATTCTCAGTTAACATCATTTCCAAATTGAACTGACAGATGACATCTCCCTGGGGGGAGATGTCATCTGTAAAAAACCGCTGCTATTTCATTCCAAGTTTAACAATCTTACTCACATTTTTTTTGCCTTCTGTATTATAAACCGTTAGTATATAAACACCATCTTTCCAGGAAGAAGTTGATATCGTATGATTTCCATCTAACATATTCATGGCAGTGTATATCTCCCTCCCATTAAGGTCGCAAACAGTCAGATTACATACATTTACGCTCCCGGCTGCGCATTTAATATCTAATCTAAAGTTGTCTCCACAGGGGTTGGGAAATACCCGGCAATCTAACGACTCCAAATCATTACTTTTCGATGGCACTTTGACCAGGGTTGTATCGTAAGCCTCTATCATGATCACTCCGGCATTGAAATCGGTCAGGTATATTGTGCCGTCAACCCCCAGAGTAACATCAACACTGCCAAAGTTGTTGGATCCCCAACCTTCGGTTCCTTTACAGGTTGCTACAATGGACGGATTACCAACATTATGTAAATCAAGCACCTGCAAACCGTACATCTTATCAGCAATATAAACAAACCTGTTCTTTACTGTGAGATCACTTACAACCAGGCCGGCCTGGACAAAAGAGCCTCCAGCAACCAGGTGTTCACCGTCGAAATCGAACCACAGAACCATATTACCCCGGCCGGCGACAATCAGATCGTTATCGGCCGCCAGTGCTCCTATTTCCCCGAAACCATTAAACATTAGGATTGTATCCAATAATATAAAGGTATCATTCTGCACTTCCGAAACAGCAAGGTAGTAATCGTTCCCTGTACTGTCATATTTAATGCCGTAGAAAACCTTATCCGCATCTACTGTAATGGCTTTGGGACTGTTATTTATTGCAACTTCATCCAACCTGTCGCCTGAAGGGATCAACGGATCATACAGCGACATGGTTTTCCCTCCAAATCCAAAAAGTGGTACTTCTGCACCGGTGATCAGGCGTGGTCCGCATTCAGTGTGCATTTTATGGAGGGTGACAGCAAATTCCAGGTTCAGGTGATACAGTGAATCAGGCTTTCCTCCATAAAACCATGGGTTCAGATTGAATACATGGCCATTGGCAAGCACCAGAAGGCTGTCATTAAAAAACTCAAAATCGGGTACAAAATAATGATGATGAAGACTGTATAAATGCAGTATCCTGGAATCTGTCATAAAACCTGAGCTATACTTAATACTGTCAGTATTATAAGCTGCGATTCCCCATCCTTCTTGTGCCACCCACAGGGTATCGCCAAAAACCTTGCAGGATTGCGCCCACCCGCCCGTTTCTATTAAAAGTAAAGTATCCAAAGGGATAAGCTCTGAAACATTATTTATCGCCACACCAAGCCACTCAGAAGACGTTGCCATATATGGCGTACCATGCATCAGGGCCACGTCGAAATGCCATAGGCCCGGGTTGATGTAACCGATCATATCCATTGGACTGGCGGGAAGACCTGCGGCATCCAACACAGGGATATAGGCCAGGGGAAATCCCATGGATGGGTCTATTGCACAGCCGGTGGCCACAAACAGGGTATCCCCTTTCATATCCAGGTTCATGACGTTAGCCTGAGCAACCACGGGAAGTCCGTTCACGATGACCGTGTCAACGCAGGAAAGATTGGTCCCTGAATACTCCAGGGCAAACAAATAAGATTTCATGAAAAGATCCAGAGGACGAGGGCCACCACAGACAAAAAGTATATCATCCTGGGTTATGGAAAAATTTAAGTTCTGTATGAGCTTTATCTTATCGCTTTGCCAGGTTGCCACAGGCGTAGATAGATCATCTTTATCATAAATATTAACAAAGCCCCAGATCAATCCCTGGCTGCCGACAGCAATATGCCCGCTGTTGCCGGTTACACAGAAAGAACCTGTCAGGGGACCAAATTCCGAAATCTCTGAAAAACCCGAAGCCAAACTGAATTTTAGAGATCTAACACGCACGTTATCTGCAACATATAATGTATCACCTGCCCTATAGAGGTCATAGGCTGCCTTATCTCCATTGGGGGATGTGATCTCATATTGATCCAGGATGTCCAGTGTGGCAGTCGTCCTGTCTAAAGCATAAACCCCGTCGTGTGTTGCTGCTAAAAAGATCACATTACCGTAAAAATCCGATTCATTAACTATTCCCATGAGTGCCCTTTTGGCCATAATTACCGGATTTGCAGGATCCGTCATATCATATAACCAGATGCTTGTCCCACAACCCACCAACAATTGCTCATTAACCGGATCATAATTAACATGATAGGCAGCACCTCCCGGTGTCTGACCTAATCTCTCAAGCTCGCTAACCTGTGGGAACAGAAGCCCTGGGAATAGAATTAAAATGAAAAATCCCGGATTTAAGAATGTTTTCATAATAACTTTTTTTATTGGTTTGGCTCATTTTCAAACTAAGTTAAGCATTTTCCAGTCTGTTACATTTATCCTTTTAAAATAATCTCCTATATTTGATAAATCAATAACCAAAAACCAGCTGACATATGACTCCGGAAATAATCCCGACACCAGACACACTGCCGGTTAACTGGCTCTGGTTCGAAATCCTCCTGCTTGTCACCTTCCTACTACATATCATCGTGATGAACTTCATTGTGGGTGGGAGCATTCTTACCATTTTTGATTCTTTCAGGAAGAAGACATTCAGAGATGAAGTGATGACCATTCCGACACTGATTGCGCTGACGATCAACTTTGGTGTCCCACCTTTGCTTTTCGTGCAGGTTCTCTACGGCAACTTATTTTACACATCTTCCGTGATCATGGCAGTCCCATGGATACTGGTTATACCCTTTCTCCTCATAGCCTATTACGGAGCCTACATTTATGTCAAGAAAAATGGAAAATCACATGCTATAGCTCAGGTGAGTCTTTATATCTCCACAGCCGTGATGCTCATCATTGCCTTTATCTATGTTAACAATAACACACTGATGCTGGACCCATCACGTTGGAGCATGTATTTTTCCGATCCTGCCGGAACCAACCTGAACTGGGGAGAACCCACACTTTTCCCTCGTTACCTGCATTTCATCGTTGGAGCCATCTCGATTGCCGCGCTGGGTAAAGCCTTATTTTACCATTACAGCAGGAAAGCAGACCCTGAGCTGAAAGAGAAGCAGATTGCCTCTGGTTTAAAGGTTTTCGGTTATACCACCATCGTCCAGATCATTATTGGACTGTGGTTCCTGATATCTCTTCCCAAAAATATTATGATGCTCTTCATGGGGCAAAACATTGTATATACATTCCTCCTGATACTTGGCATTGTACTGGCACTGATAACCCTTCACTCAGCCTTTACCAGGAAGCTAATGTTTACAGTGATCACTACCATCATCCTTCTCATCACCATGATCCTGATGAGAGACCTTCTGCGCCACGCGTATCTGGAAGGGGTCTTCGATCCGGCTGGTATGACAGTCACCGGGAAGTACAGTTCACTCATTCTGTTCCTGGCTGCCTTTATCATCGGGCTTTACAGCCTGTATTACATGATTAAACTGATGTTCAAACCAAAAACTCAATAACTATGAATTATCCGGTTTGGGAAATTACATCCACCGGTGGTGGATTGCTCATAGCCATTATCGCCATTGCCCATGTTTTTATTGCCCATCTGGCAGTAGGTGGCGGTTTGTTCCTGGTATTAACGGAGATGAAAGCATTCAGGGACAACGATGCTCAACTTATGGATTATGTCAAAAAACATACCTGGTTTTTCCTGTTGCTGACCATGGTTTTCGGAGGAATCACCGGTGTAGGCATATGGTTCATTATTTCCCTGGTCAACCCTGCCGCCACCTCCGCTCTCATCCACCATTTTGTTTTTGGCTGGGCAACAGAGTGGGTGTTTTTTATTGGGGAAATTGTAGCTCTGCTCATTTACCATTACCGCTTCGGAAAAATGGACACCAGGGCTCATATCCGTATTGGTTGGCTTTACTTCATATTTGCATGGCTGAGTCTTTTTATCATCAATGGCATCATCGGCTTTATGCTCACACCCGGTAAATGGATTGCAACGCAGAACTTCTGGCACGGGTTTTTCAATCCAACCTTCCTGCCCGCATTAGTTTTCAGGACAGGGATAGCCCTCACCATTGCCGGACTATTCGGGTTGGTTACAGCAGCATTTATAAAAGACCGTTCATTTCAGATAAGGCTTTACCGCTATTGTGCCCGTTGGATCTATCTTCCTATCCTGATAGTGGTTGCAAGCGGTTTCTATTATGTTTATTCTATACCGGAAAGCTCCTTTCACAATATCTTCATTGCCAATCCTGAAGCTGTTACGTATATCCGGCTGTTTTTCTGGGCGTCTATCCTCGTTGTTATTCTGGGGCTAATGTTTATCTGGCAAGCACCATCAGGGATACAGAAAACAGGAATATTGCTCATTATCGTATTCGCTTTTACCTGGATGTGGGGATTCGAATATACAAGGGAAATAGCCAGGAAACCCTATGTTATATACGATTACATGTATTCTACTTCCATACATCCTGAAGACATCCCAACACTGAATAAAAAAGGGTTTTTAGCCCAGGCCCGATGGTCAGAGATCAAGGAAGTCAACAAAGAAAATTTCCTGGAAGCCGGTTATGAACTTTTTACCCTGCAATGCCTTGCCTGCCATACCATTGACGGATATAACGGGATAACCGCACAAACGGCTCATTTGACCGAACGTGGTCTTATTGCCAAACTCACCGGATTGGGTAAAATCAACGATTATATGCCTCCATTTGCAGGAACAGAACTGGAAAAGGAAGCGCTGGCTGCTTATATTTCAAGGACGCTGCATGGGGCCGAGGCTCCTAAAACCGGTTATGTGAGCGTGAAAGAAGAGGCGTTTGAAATTCCACCTTTTGACAGTAAAAAGGATGAATATGTACTTCTGGTATGGAACGATCTTGGAATGCACTGCATTTCCGATAACGACAAGTATTTCTCTTTCCTGCCTCCTGCCAACACCCTTTGGGCCCAACTGATAAAGCGGGGGAAAAATCCTGAAATCGTTACCGGAGATGTCATCCTGGAATATAACGTTCAGGAAGGATACCAAAACCCCCAGGATCATGTTGATTTCTGGGAATATGCCGACAAGGTTTACGGGGCAACATTAGAGCCAGGTATGGGATTAGCGGGGAAAATGGTACACGGTGAAATGGATCCCACCGGTGGAAATGCTTTCGTGGCACATCTGATACCTGTTACCCCCTATCAGGATAATGGAGACTACAATCCATATCCTCTTTTTACCATAACAGCAAAAGAAAAATCAACAGGCCGTATCCTGGCTTCAACAATGGCCGTGGCGCCTACTTCCACCGAAATGGGTTGCCGGAACTGTCACCAGGGAGGCTGGCGGGTCAATGATATATCCGGTGTAGCCGATGAAACTGCCATGAACATCCTGGAAGTGCATGATCGTATTAATAGCACCACCCTTCTTTCGGATGCTTTGAACGGCCAACCCAGACTTTGCCAGTCGTGCCACCAGGATCCCGCCGTGGGCACTCCCGGCAGGGAAGATATCCTGAATTTCTCTGCAGCTATGCACGGATTTCACGCCAATTACCTTACAGGGTTAAAAGATGATGCCTGTAACCTTTGCCATCCGGGAAATATCCGTGGAAACACAACTTGCTTCAGGGGAAGGCACAAACAGATGGGACTGGATTGCACCTCTTGTCACGGGACTATGGAAGACCATGCCCTGGCCTTGCTTAAAAAGGAAGAACAGTGCTATAAACCTTCTGCTGTTAAACTCAGAGAAAACCTTAACCCCAGGATGGCTGAATCATATGTTTCTATTGAACCCAGAATCCCCTGGCTTCAGGAACCGGATTGCATGAATTGTCATAAAGATTTCAACATCAAACAATTGACTGAAAGGCCAAATGCCTACAACGACTGGGCAGCAGGATTTAAGGCATTATACAGGAACAGAACTGATGAACAGGGGATGATGTGTGCTGCCTGCCATGGATCACCGCATGCAGTTTATTTTGCTACTAATAAATATGGTATCGATCGCGACAATATCCAGCCTATCATGTACCAGGGTCTTTCAGGAACCATAGGTACTGCAGGAAACTGCGCCGTTTGCCATACTGTAGAAATGGAATACAATGGCCACCATCGAAACATGATCAGAGAAAATCCACTATTCAGGAAGCCGCAAATACCGGGTATCCTGGCAGTGAAAACAGAATAAAGCCATGAACGACTGGAAATCAAGAAAGCCATTCTATGGTGTTTGGATCTTTATTGGTATTGGCATAGGAGCCCTTATCGGAGGTTATATTAAGAATTTTCCGCTGGGCATTGGACTGGGTTTGGGACTGGGCATTATTCTGGCACTCTGGACCGACCGAATCAGTAGGAAAAGGACAGATAGAAATGACAACCCTCCTTCCGGGGGCATATGATCCGAGTATTAAAAATCGAAACAAAGACTGGTATGCCCTTGTTACAGATTATTTTTCAGGACTGGTAAAAAAATAAAACCCAAGAAGTGCAGGGATGACAAAATCCTGAATACTGGCGGCTGTGCCACTATATATTCTCGCCATATAAACTACCGCAAGCGCAAAATACAACAAGCCCGGGATAACCGTGAGCCCGTTGCCTTTTACAAAACCGCCTATAAAAAGCAACAAGGCAAAGAGTGCAAACCCCGCTGCGAAGGCGAAGCCAATATCAAGGTGTAAGCCGATGTAGGTATTCCAGAAAGTCATTCCGGTAAACAATAACAAAGCAAGGCGGAAAAGCCATCTCGCTAAAGGATAAGCAGTTTTAAACGGTTTCATAAGTATGCTGATTTTTTAGCTAAAATTAGTCAAATAAAACGGAAAAACAACTGTTGTTTATTTGTTAACAGAAAGATAAATATATTTGCAAAAACGCTTATAAGCATGCGGGAATTAGTAGCAATCACCTTATTTTTCGCCGGTTTACAATGCACAGCTTCCATCCCGGTCGACTCAATTCCGGAAAATAGCCCTTTGGATACGGTAAAGTATTGGAAAATCAACGGACAGTCAACACTTACATTAAACCAGATTGCTTTTTCCAACTGGGCCAAAGGTGGGGATAACTCCCTTTCAGGCAAAGCAGGTTTCGTATTCACATCTGAATACAATAAAGGAAACAGGCTTTTTCAAAGCAAAGTCAATCTGGCGTATGGAACCAACTGGACAGAAACGAATCATTTCAGGAAGACCGAAGACCGTCTTAATCTAAGTGCCATGTATGGATACCGCGCCTACGAGAAGTGGTACTATTCGGCACTTTTCGAGTTAAAGACCCAGTTTGACAAAGGGTATAAATATCCTGACGATTCTACGGTCATTTCCCAGTTTTTTGCTCCAGCTTATATAACAACGTCTCTTGGAATGGAAATAAAACCGGTGGAATATTTTTCTGTTTTCATGTCTCCGGCATCCGGAAAATTTACTTTTGTGCTTAACCAGGAGTTGGCCGATAAGGGTTCATACGGGGTTAAACCGGCTGTGGTTGATCCGGAAACCGGAGAAATGCTTGAAGAAGGAAGGCATATTAAATCAGAATTCGGGATAAATTTCGTGTTAAACCTAAAAAAACAACTCTTCAAAAATATTAATATCAACTCAATATTTAACCTGTATAACAATTATCTCGACGATAACCTCCTGAACCGTTGGAACATGGATATAGACTGGGAAACCAACCTCGATTTCACCATTAATGAACATGTTGCCACAAATTTATACGTACATATGATCTACGATCACGATGTGAAAATCCCGGAATACGAGGTGATTGACGGAAAAAAAACCAAGGTAGGAGAATACGGTCCTCGTCTGCAACTCCAGGAATCATTTGGCATAGGCGTAAGCCTGAAATTTTAATTTATGGAACCAGATATCAACCTAATCAAAGAGGCTGCCGGATTAATCAAAAAATCGCGCAAAACAACAGCTTTCACGGGTGCCGGCATTTCTGTGGAAAGTGGGATTCCCCCTTTCAGGGGCGAAGATGGGATCTGGAGCAAATACGACCCCATAATCCTGGATATTAACTATTTTCAGATGCATCCTGCAGAATCATGGGCAGTAATTAAAGAGATATTTTATGATTTCTTCGGTAAAGCCAAGCCCAATAAAGCTCATGAAGTACTTGCCAGGATGGAGAAAGAATCCCTCCTGGATGCCGTGATCACACAAAACATTGACAATCTGCATCAGGATGCAGGAAGTCGCAAAGTGCATGAATTTCATGGTAATTCAAGATATCTGACCAGCATGACCAACCGGAAACGGTATCATGTGAACGAGATAGGATTTGACAAAATGCCTCCCCGCTGTCCGGAAACCGGAGGATTGCTCAAACCCGATTTCATTTTTTTCGGTGAAGGTATCCCCAGCGATGCCTATATGGCATCTATTCAGGCAGCCAACAGTTCAGATGTGTTTCTGATCATCGGCACAACCGGAGAGATCATGCCGGCCAGTCAAATCCCAATAATTGCAAAACAAAACGGCGCTAAAATCATTGAAGTAAATGTCGGAAAATCTAACTATACATTTTCCATAACCGATATCTTCCTGCAGGGTAAAGCAACTGAGGTTATGGAATTATTGGAAAAAGAACTTTTTTCGCCGGGATAAAATTGTATCTTTTAAATATTCCTAAACATTAACAAAAAGTTGCAGGCTTCAGGGTACAGGTTACATGTGACAGGTTACAAGTGACAACTCATTACTCACTACCCTTGCTCAAACTACCTGCAACCTGCAACCTGCAACCTGTACCCTGAAGCCTGCAACCTGATTTCATTCATTCCAATACTCATAAAATTTTAAAAGGATTTTTTACGGTTTTACTTTCCGGTTTATAAACCTTATCTTTGATCTCATATTTTTACTTATTTTCTATTATGGATATTCTCTGGATCATAATCGGGATTGTGTTATTATTTCTGGGTTTTATTTTCTGTGTATTACCGGTTTTACCAGGACAGGTTTTGAGTTATGGGGCTTTACTCATCCTTCAGCTCAAAGATGACGCACCGTTCACAGAAGATTTCCTTGTTATAATGGCCTTGATTATGATAGGTGTTACCGCACTTGATTATATTGTTCCTGTTATCGGTACAAAGAAATTCGGCGGGACCAAGAGGGGTACCTGGGGTAGCATTATCGGACTGGTTATTGCTGTGGTTATACTGCCCCTTTTAGGAATTACCATCGGTCCATTCGGTATTTTAGGGATCATTCTGGGTCCTTTTTTAGGAGCTTATATTGGGGAATCGACCGGAGGGCGTGACAGCCGCGAGTCGCTGCGGGCTGCATTCGGCTCATTTATAGGGTTCCTGGCCGGAACCATGATGAAACTGGCTTACAGTATTGTAGCTGCTGTTTACTTTTTTATAAATCTTTGAAAAAAAATCAGCTTTATGGATATTGAAACACTTGATTCCATTTCCAAAAAAATCAGGATAGATATAGTAAAAAGTCTTGCAAACGCCGGATCCGGGCACCTTGGCGGGTCTATCGGACTGGCAGATATTTTCACTGTCTTGTATTTTAATACTCTCAATCACAAGCCGGAGAATCCTGAGTGGGAAGACCGTGACAGGTTGATCCTTTCTATAGGGCACGTAGCGCCGGTGCTTTATGCTTCGCTTGCGCATGCAGGTTATTTCCCGGTAGATGAACTCATGACGTTAAGGAAACTGGGAAGCAGGCTTCAAGGCCATCCTGGAAAGGAGTTTGGGTTACCCGGATTGGAATTA
This genomic window contains:
- a CDS encoding TonB-dependent receptor, with the protein product KKIPVNEGGGKVIDKSRMYHVEGMYNFNRMIPWFELLIGASYRTYRINSEGTVFIDKPGHPVVMDQYGIFAQLTKSLFNKHLKLTLAARYDKNQNFRGRATPRFSLVYTVDPGEKHNIRASVQTAYRFPSVADQYTDLNVGPFRVIGGLPEIQDKYGFNSNPPYPLTGINPITDKPDTAYGYYRFPEFKPERVTAFELGYKGLFLHRMMYLDVYGFVNRYNGFLATQVLAQNPYTPEERRFQTTVSTDDPIIAYGWAAGIDILLPNRFYVKANVAYNALESLGDRPPGFQSRFNTPKYRSNFALGNNSVYKNFGFGLSWRWQDHFLWQSAFGVAEIPAFSILDAQISYSIPRLHTVLKVGGSNVLNDPYTTSFGSAQVGGLYYFTLVYGGR
- a CDS encoding glycosyl hydrolase 53 family protein encodes the protein MKYLLFFFIAFLLLLVECRNPDKGGDYLLNDRVKDGIPVMVKLTSYSTTLPEIKGETKLRITLCDSNGCEITSAKGTVDLIVEGDASIYSKDGDVLLLVSDTGMASVGVVNGECQLLLRAGKGSGKIKVGAKSEGLWEASHEIHVLPGNFVAMKPGKSQVNLSDVRMNKMIGADISFLPQLEDEGKRFYENGLEKDALDIFRDHGFNYIRLRIFVDPAHEKGYSPGKGYCGLSQTLALARRVKDAGMKILLDYHYSDYWADPQQQYKPASWVNAGFEGLCDSVRVYTERVLRAFQIQGTFPDMVQVGNEINHGILWPDGHIGNPDGLAALLIAGVEGVRSVDPGIPVIMHLALGGQNEEAIFWFDNMIARGVEFDIIGLSYYPRWHGTLKDLDANLRDLIKRYGKPVNVVEYSGFKEEVNRIVFNLPAGMGQGTCVWEPLNWHTDLFTNEGEVTEGMRVFDQMTSR
- a CDS encoding T9SS type A sorting domain-containing protein translates to MKTFLNPGFFILILFPGLLFPQVSELERLGQTPGGAAYHVNYDPVNEQLLVGCGTSIWLYDMTDPANPVIMAKRALMGIVNESDFYGNVIFLAATHDGVYALDRTTATLDILDQYEITSPNGDKAAYDLYRAGDTLYVADNVRVRSLKFSLASGFSEISEFGPLTGSFCVTGNSGHIAVGSQGLIWGFVNIYDKDDLSTPVATWQSDKIKLIQNLNFSITQDDILFVCGGPRPLDLFMKSYLFALEYSGTNLSCVDTVIVNGLPVVAQANVMNLDMKGDTLFVATGCAIDPSMGFPLAYIPVLDAAGLPASPMDMIGYINPGLWHFDVALMHGTPYMATSSEWLGVAINNVSELIPLDTLLLIETGGWAQSCKVFGDTLWVAQEGWGIAAYNTDSIKYSSGFMTDSRILHLYSLHHHYFVPDFEFFNDSLLVLANGHVFNLNPWFYGGKPDSLYHLNLEFAVTLHKMHTECGPRLITGAEVPLFGFGGKTMSLYDPLIPSGDRLDEVAINNSPKAITVDADKVFYGIKYDSTGNDYYLAVSEVQNDTFILLDTILMFNGFGEIGALAADNDLIVAGRGNMVLWFDFDGEHLVAGGSFVQAGLVVSDLTVKNRFVYIADKMYGLQVLDLHNVGNPSIVATCKGTEGWGSNNFGSVDVTLGVDGTIYLTDFNAGVIMIEAYDTTLVKVPSKSNDLESLDCRVFPNPCGDNFRLDIKCAAGSVNVCNLTVCDLNGREIYTAMNMLDGNHTISTSSWKDGVYILTVYNTEGKKNVSKIVKLGMK
- a CDS encoding cytochrome C translates to MNYPVWEITSTGGGLLIAIIAIAHVFIAHLAVGGGLFLVLTEMKAFRDNDAQLMDYVKKHTWFFLLLTMVFGGITGVGIWFIISLVNPAATSALIHHFVFGWATEWVFFIGEIVALLIYHYRFGKMDTRAHIRIGWLYFIFAWLSLFIINGIIGFMLTPGKWIATQNFWHGFFNPTFLPALVFRTGIALTIAGLFGLVTAAFIKDRSFQIRLYRYCARWIYLPILIVVASGFYYVYSIPESSFHNIFIANPEAVTYIRLFFWASILVVILGLMFIWQAPSGIQKTGILLIIVFAFTWMWGFEYTREIARKPYVIYDYMYSTSIHPEDIPTLNKKGFLAQARWSEIKEVNKENFLEAGYELFTLQCLACHTIDGYNGITAQTAHLTERGLIAKLTGLGKINDYMPPFAGTELEKEALAAYISRTLHGAEAPKTGYVSVKEEAFEIPPFDSKKDEYVLLVWNDLGMHCISDNDKYFSFLPPANTLWAQLIKRGKNPEIVTGDVILEYNVQEGYQNPQDHVDFWEYADKVYGATLEPGMGLAGKMVHGEMDPTGGNAFVAHLIPVTPYQDNGDYNPYPLFTITAKEKSTGRILASTMAVAPTSTEMGCRNCHQGGWRVNDISGVADETAMNILEVHDRINSTTLLSDALNGQPRLCQSCHQDPAVGTPGREDILNFSAAMHGFHANYLTGLKDDACNLCHPGNIRGNTTCFRGRHKQMGLDCTSCHGTMEDHALALLKKEEQCYKPSAVKLRENLNPRMAESYVSIEPRIPWLQEPDCMNCHKDFNIKQLTERPNAYNDWAAGFKALYRNRTDEQGMMCAACHGSPHAVYFATNKYGIDRDNIQPIMYQGLSGTIGTAGNCAVCHTVEMEYNGHHRNMIRENPLFRKPQIPGILAVKTE
- a CDS encoding DUF3078 domain-containing protein, which encodes MRELVAITLFFAGLQCTASIPVDSIPENSPLDTVKYWKINGQSTLTLNQIAFSNWAKGGDNSLSGKAGFVFTSEYNKGNRLFQSKVNLAYGTNWTETNHFRKTEDRLNLSAMYGYRAYEKWYYSALFELKTQFDKGYKYPDDSTVISQFFAPAYITTSLGMEIKPVEYFSVFMSPASGKFTFVLNQELADKGSYGVKPAVVDPETGEMLEEGRHIKSEFGINFVLNLKKQLFKNININSIFNLYNNYLDDNLLNRWNMDIDWETNLDFTINEHVATNLYVHMIYDHDVKIPEYEVIDGKKTKVGEYGPRLQLQESFGIGVSLKF
- a CDS encoding NAD-dependent deacylase translates to MEPDINLIKEAAGLIKKSRKTTAFTGAGISVESGIPPFRGEDGIWSKYDPIILDINYFQMHPAESWAVIKEIFYDFFGKAKPNKAHEVLARMEKESLLDAVITQNIDNLHQDAGSRKVHEFHGNSRYLTSMTNRKRYHVNEIGFDKMPPRCPETGGLLKPDFIFFGEGIPSDAYMASIQAANSSDVFLIIGTTGEIMPASQIPIIAKQNGAKIIEVNVGKSNYTFSITDIFLQGKATEVMELLEKELFSPG
- a CDS encoding DUF456 domain-containing protein is translated as MDILWIIIGIVLLFLGFIFCVLPVLPGQVLSYGALLILQLKDDAPFTEDFLVIMALIMIGVTALDYIVPVIGTKKFGGTKRGTWGSIIGLVIAVVILPLLGITIGPFGILGIILGPFLGAYIGESTGGRDSRESLRAAFGSFIGFLAGTMMKLAYSIVAAVYFFINL